In Pyxidicoccus trucidator, a genomic segment contains:
- a CDS encoding PaaI family thioesterase — protein MSAARPPFGPQVFTPADGAFEQRVRASFARQRVMNTLGAELTSVSPGEVVIELPFREDLTQQHGYLHAAIVTAIVDSACGYAAYSLMPADAAVLTVEYKVNFLAPAAGRRFVAHGWVMKPGRTLTVTTGEVVAETEAGLKPVATMLATMMTVSGRDVSG, from the coding sequence ATGAGCGCTGCCAGGCCACCCTTCGGACCGCAGGTCTTCACGCCAGCAGACGGCGCGTTCGAGCAGCGCGTTCGCGCCAGCTTCGCGCGCCAGCGCGTCATGAACACCCTCGGCGCGGAGCTGACCTCCGTATCGCCGGGCGAGGTCGTCATCGAGCTGCCATTCCGAGAGGACCTCACGCAGCAGCACGGGTATCTGCACGCGGCCATCGTCACGGCCATCGTCGACAGTGCATGCGGCTACGCCGCGTACTCGCTGATGCCCGCGGACGCCGCCGTCCTGACGGTGGAGTACAAGGTGAACTTTCTCGCGCCTGCCGCGGGCCGCAGGTTCGTCGCGCATGGGTGGGTGATGAAGCCCGGCCGGACGCTCACAGTCACCACGGGCGAGGTGGTCGCGGAGACCGAGGCGGGCCTGAAACCCGTCGCAACCATGCTCGCGACGATGATGACGGTGAGCGGTCGGGACGTCTCGGGCTGA
- a CDS encoding serine/threonine-protein kinase produces the protein MYWLPSTCWMTLEFHYLASSLLGRGAGRLTGCLMESDDLNPGSLPPGTRIGPWRLLGQRGRGAYGVVYRAVHEAQQDAHVVALKLALHPGGGRFAREAELLSRVHHPAVPRLLDSGHWQPHEGVSYAWLVMEWVEGSPLYEWAQAQRPSSRQVLQLLARLARALEATHSAAGLHRDVKGDNVLVRRADGQAFLMDFGSGHHLGAATLTSHLFPPGTPSYRSPEAWRFVFGPRKPPPVPYAPGPADDLFALGVTAYRLVTGKYPPSAHPWEKAEAWLWRTEELAHWTARVCNPRCIPELSALVSRMLSPRPEARGSAREVAEALEQAARNAGREADVPLFTGEEPRPAGLFPLPQRVTVRRPPPMRRWPWLAAAGLAGVLALSAGGLRRVSPPEEPTTSHRAEQEETKDAGTVAVGDSVLTAPVAPKRAPSVWSSIAVDVPPKPVPGQRRPDGHGRCPGKVQVAINGGCWTKLPVDLKDCAEWGGLEYKGACYLPAQTPPRPATSGPATRDDSP, from the coding sequence GTGTACTGGCTGCCGTCCACCTGCTGGATGACGTTGGAGTTCCACTACCTCGCGAGTAGTCTCCTCGGGCGCGGCGCGGGCCGCCTCACGGGGTGCCTCATGGAGTCTGATGACCTCAATCCGGGAAGCCTGCCCCCCGGGACGCGAATCGGCCCGTGGCGGCTGCTCGGGCAGCGCGGCCGGGGCGCCTACGGTGTCGTCTACCGCGCCGTGCACGAAGCGCAGCAGGACGCGCACGTCGTGGCCCTCAAGCTGGCCCTGCACCCGGGGGGTGGGCGCTTCGCGCGTGAGGCCGAACTGCTCTCCCGCGTCCACCACCCCGCCGTCCCCCGCCTCCTGGACAGTGGCCACTGGCAGCCCCACGAGGGCGTCTCCTACGCCTGGCTCGTCATGGAGTGGGTGGAGGGCTCGCCGCTCTATGAGTGGGCCCAGGCACAGCGCCCGTCTTCACGACAGGTGCTTCAGCTTCTGGCCCGGCTGGCCCGCGCCCTGGAAGCCACCCATTCGGCAGCAGGCCTCCACCGCGATGTGAAGGGTGACAACGTCCTCGTCCGGCGCGCAGACGGCCAGGCCTTCCTCATGGACTTCGGCTCAGGACACCACCTGGGCGCTGCCACCCTCACCTCTCACCTCTTTCCTCCCGGCACCCCGTCCTACCGCTCGCCCGAGGCGTGGCGCTTCGTCTTCGGCCCCCGAAAGCCCCCGCCCGTCCCGTATGCCCCGGGGCCCGCGGATGACCTCTTCGCCCTGGGTGTCACCGCCTATCGCCTCGTCACCGGGAAGTACCCTCCGTCCGCCCACCCCTGGGAGAAGGCGGAGGCCTGGCTCTGGCGCACCGAGGAGCTGGCGCACTGGACGGCGCGAGTCTGCAACCCCCGCTGCATTCCAGAGCTGAGCGCCCTGGTGTCCCGGATGCTCTCGCCCCGCCCCGAGGCGCGAGGCAGCGCGCGGGAGGTGGCCGAAGCGCTGGAGCAGGCCGCGCGCAACGCGGGACGCGAGGCGGATGTGCCGCTCTTCACGGGAGAAGAGCCTCGGCCCGCGGGCCTCTTTCCCCTCCCCCAGCGCGTCACGGTGCGGCGCCCTCCTCCCATGCGCAGGTGGCCCTGGCTCGCCGCCGCCGGCCTCGCAGGTGTACTGGCACTGAGCGCCGGGGGGCTGCGGAGAGTGAGCCCTCCCGAGGAGCCCACGACGTCCCACCGCGCGGAGCAGGAAGAGACGAAGGATGCCGGCACCGTGGCCGTCGGGGACTCCGTCCTGACGGCGCCGGTGGCGCCCAAGCGAGCCCCCTCCGTGTGGTCCTCCATCGCGGTAGACGTGCCACCGAAACCCGTCCCAGGGCAGCGGCGCCCGGACGGCCACGGCCGCTGTCCCGGCAAGGTGCAGGTCGCCATCAACGGCGGTTGTTGGACGAAGCTACCCGTGGACCTGAAGGACTGTGCTGAATGGGGCGGCCTTGAATACAAGGGCGCGTGCTACCTCCCCGCCCAGACTCCGCCACGCCCTGCCACCTCGGGCCCCGCGACTCGAGACGACAGTCCATAG
- a CDS encoding class I SAM-dependent methyltransferase, giving the protein MTTPVPPPRNTWAERVALVRRFHEMESRLTAPVSERMLDLALLRPGMRVLDVASGMGEPSLRAAQRVGPSGFVLGTDLVDGMLDVAREQARAQALSNIEFRAGDAETLELPEQSFDAATVRWALMYMPRPERALERIWRALRPSGLLVCACWAGPEQVEYASLPRRTLARFRALPPIEPDAPGVFRFSDPEQLHAVLMRSGFAMDHVEAMRVPVMEAADGAGVMRWIREFAGSLARLAAELPPEVQRAWEEEVARECEPHRTGDKVMLGGVTWLVVARKTVPGPSGRPEVTPDPSALKPGA; this is encoded by the coding sequence ATGACAACGCCAGTACCACCGCCGCGGAACACCTGGGCCGAGCGCGTCGCCCTGGTCCGCCGGTTTCACGAGATGGAGTCCCGTCTCACTGCGCCCGTCAGCGAGCGGATGCTCGACCTGGCCCTGCTCCGGCCCGGGATGAGGGTGCTCGATGTGGCCTCAGGCATGGGCGAGCCCTCCCTGCGCGCAGCGCAACGGGTAGGCCCCTCCGGCTTCGTGCTGGGCACCGACCTGGTCGACGGCATGCTGGACGTCGCGCGGGAGCAGGCACGCGCCCAGGCCCTCTCGAACATCGAGTTCCGTGCCGGGGATGCGGAGACGCTCGAGCTGCCGGAGCAGTCCTTCGATGCAGCCACCGTGCGCTGGGCGCTGATGTACATGCCCCGGCCCGAGCGTGCGCTCGAGCGGATATGGCGAGCGCTGCGTCCCTCCGGACTCCTGGTGTGCGCATGCTGGGCGGGGCCCGAGCAGGTCGAGTACGCGTCGCTGCCGCGCAGGACCCTGGCCCGCTTCCGTGCCCTGCCTCCCATCGAGCCCGATGCGCCGGGCGTGTTCCGCTTCTCCGACCCCGAGCAGCTGCACGCGGTGTTGATGCGCAGCGGATTTGCCATGGACCACGTCGAGGCGATGCGCGTCCCGGTGATGGAGGCCGCGGATGGCGCGGGCGTCATGCGCTGGATTCGCGAGTTCGCGGGCTCCCTGGCGAGGCTCGCGGCGGAGCTGCCGCCGGAGGTTCAGCGGGCGTGGGAGGAGGAGGTTGCTCGCGAGTGCGAGCCTCATCGAACGGGCGACAAGGTCATGCTCGGCGGAGTGACGTGGCTCGTCGTGGCGAGGAAGACGGTGCCCGGACCCTCAGGGAGACCTGAGGTCACTCCGGACCCTTCCGCTCTGAAGCCGGGCGCATGA
- a CDS encoding S8 family serine peptidase, which produces MRTPFSWLTEPLRPLALSILTSTLLAPLPVLAGARTDSADTRPAEEVLAAGKTTLTPARVIDMGRSTPAEDGPARPGVAPVSLGRYALTTSEGLAFHRTDRPVHALRTIDVNGASLQLYTWDEQLSDGTRQSHYAFSRGGVLPVGRVRETTYLVRLQEAQFDPLKGPSPLRAANLLAADTGNQLHLVQFLAAPMPEFREAIEAAGGKVLRFLTDHTYLVEMDRDVKARVAQLGYVRWIGDYHPEYRLERELRDALMGVAPRLPETQRYSIMLGEGGRERQNVLAKFVEGVGGRVELVEEGGLRVEATLTQDQLQRVVRANEVQFIDRWGGPGETDMSIVRQVGGANSVEALRGWTGQGVRGEVFDTELLDDHQEWPTPPIIHSTGITGGLHGTSSYSNIFARGVDADARGMIPSAQGIFFRHSESSQFGGAKSRYTINQELTDPAGPYRAVFQTSSVGSTQVTTYTTISAEVDDYLFKHPILSTQSQSNLGSRNSRPQAWAKNIVSVGAFNHMNTASRTDDNWDFTGSIGPAQDGRIKPDLSYFYDDIHSASGGGTTNYTEFGGTSSATPQTAGHFGLLFQMWYQGVWSGHGGGPDVFTTRPQMATAKALMINMAHRYNWLAGGSNADIDRFKQGWGTANVQRLLDRAAVTHIINETDVLAPLGSKSYNFSVASGQTELNVTMVYTDPMGTVGAAHARINDLSLKVTSPTGVIYWGNNGLTAGNTSTSGGVSNKLDTVENVFLANPAAGIWRVEVLADELVQDARLETAAMDADYGLVVSGGRILASDPETTIPSFSNTYSNATQTRGMWFTAPTQFTITALQVPNEAAHPLQNLEVVRFNPGVTPPTYTATTNAFTSLFRAVGVSSGQLVSVKIPVYAGDVIGILGATGDSTMMHNSYSTGDSGLYVTSIFGQPMTLNRLGMQFNLASNNAQALFNAAGSISRVRMFYAPLQQAPLPVYSTTFSSPTLTRGMWFTAPTSFILTGVQVPNEAGHALQNVQVVRFNPGVTPPAYSATTNAFTSLFRSVGQPSGQVLRTFIPISAGDVIGVLGATGDSAMVHSSYSSSISGSYSSSIFGSPMALHRLGMQFNLATTTAQALWTEPAGSISRVSLFYTRPGLVSEERALTLTMQ; this is translated from the coding sequence ATGCGAACCCCATTCTCATGGCTGACGGAACCGCTGCGTCCGCTGGCCCTATCCATCCTCACCTCCACCCTGTTGGCGCCCCTGCCCGTCCTCGCGGGAGCGAGGACTGACTCCGCCGACACCCGCCCCGCCGAGGAAGTACTGGCGGCGGGGAAGACCACCCTGACCCCGGCCCGCGTCATCGACATGGGCCGGTCGACGCCCGCCGAGGACGGCCCGGCCCGCCCCGGCGTGGCCCCCGTGTCCCTGGGCCGCTATGCCCTGACGACCAGCGAGGGCCTCGCCTTCCATCGCACCGACCGGCCCGTCCACGCGCTGCGCACCATCGACGTCAACGGCGCGTCGCTGCAGCTCTACACGTGGGACGAGCAGCTGTCGGATGGCACCCGCCAGTCCCACTACGCCTTCAGCCGAGGAGGAGTCCTCCCCGTCGGCCGCGTGCGTGAGACGACGTACCTGGTCCGCCTCCAGGAGGCGCAGTTCGACCCCCTGAAGGGCCCCAGCCCGCTGCGCGCCGCCAACCTGCTGGCCGCGGACACCGGGAACCAGCTCCACCTGGTGCAGTTCCTGGCCGCGCCCATGCCCGAGTTCCGCGAGGCCATCGAGGCCGCCGGCGGCAAGGTGCTGCGCTTCCTCACGGACCACACCTACCTGGTGGAGATGGACCGGGACGTGAAGGCCCGCGTGGCGCAGCTGGGCTACGTGCGGTGGATTGGTGACTACCACCCCGAGTACCGGCTGGAGCGCGAGCTGAGAGATGCGCTGATGGGCGTGGCGCCGCGGCTGCCCGAGACGCAGCGCTACTCCATCATGCTCGGCGAGGGCGGCCGTGAGCGGCAGAACGTCCTGGCGAAGTTCGTGGAAGGCGTCGGCGGCCGGGTCGAGCTCGTCGAGGAAGGTGGCCTGCGCGTCGAGGCGACGCTCACGCAGGACCAGCTCCAGCGGGTCGTCCGTGCCAACGAAGTGCAGTTCATCGACCGCTGGGGCGGCCCCGGTGAGACGGACATGAGCATCGTCCGCCAGGTCGGCGGCGCCAACTCCGTGGAGGCGCTCCGGGGCTGGACGGGCCAGGGCGTGCGCGGAGAGGTCTTCGACACCGAGCTGCTGGACGACCACCAGGAGTGGCCCACCCCGCCCATCATCCACAGCACCGGCATCACGGGCGGCCTCCACGGAACCTCCTCCTACAGCAACATCTTCGCCCGGGGCGTGGACGCGGACGCCCGCGGCATGATTCCCAGCGCCCAGGGCATCTTCTTCCGCCACAGCGAGTCCTCCCAGTTCGGTGGCGCGAAGTCCCGCTACACCATCAACCAGGAGCTGACGGACCCCGCCGGCCCCTACCGCGCGGTGTTCCAGACGTCCAGCGTGGGCAGCACCCAGGTGACGACGTACACCACCATCTCCGCCGAGGTGGACGACTACCTCTTCAAGCACCCCATCCTCAGCACGCAGTCGCAGAGCAACCTGGGCAGCCGGAACTCACGCCCGCAGGCGTGGGCGAAGAACATCGTGTCCGTGGGCGCGTTCAACCACATGAACACGGCGTCGCGCACGGATGACAACTGGGACTTCACCGGCAGCATCGGCCCCGCGCAAGACGGCCGCATCAAGCCGGACCTGTCCTACTTCTACGACGACATCCACTCGGCCTCCGGCGGCGGCACCACCAACTACACCGAGTTTGGCGGCACCAGCTCCGCCACGCCGCAGACGGCGGGCCACTTCGGCCTGCTCTTCCAGATGTGGTACCAGGGCGTGTGGTCGGGCCACGGCGGCGGACCGGACGTGTTCACGACGCGGCCGCAGATGGCCACCGCCAAGGCCCTGATGATCAACATGGCCCACCGCTACAACTGGCTGGCGGGCGGCAGCAACGCGGACATCGACCGCTTCAAGCAGGGCTGGGGCACCGCCAACGTCCAGCGCCTGCTGGACCGCGCGGCTGTCACCCACATCATCAACGAGACGGACGTGCTCGCCCCGCTGGGCTCCAAGAGCTACAACTTCAGCGTCGCCTCCGGGCAGACGGAGCTGAATGTGACCATGGTCTACACCGACCCCATGGGCACCGTCGGCGCGGCCCATGCGCGCATCAACGACCTGTCGCTGAAGGTGACGTCTCCCACGGGCGTCATCTACTGGGGCAACAACGGCCTGACGGCGGGCAACACGTCCACCTCGGGCGGCGTCTCCAACAAGCTCGACACGGTGGAGAACGTCTTCCTCGCCAACCCCGCGGCCGGCATCTGGCGCGTGGAGGTGCTGGCGGATGAGCTCGTCCAGGACGCCCGCCTGGAGACGGCGGCGATGGACGCGGACTACGGCCTGGTGGTGAGCGGCGGCCGCATCCTGGCCAGCGACCCCGAGACGACGATTCCGAGCTTCAGCAACACCTACAGCAACGCCACCCAGACACGCGGCATGTGGTTCACCGCGCCCACCCAGTTCACCATCACCGCGCTGCAGGTGCCCAACGAGGCGGCCCACCCGCTGCAGAACCTCGAGGTGGTGCGCTTCAACCCGGGCGTGACGCCGCCGACCTATACCGCCACCACCAACGCGTTCACCTCGCTCTTCCGGGCGGTGGGGGTGTCCTCGGGGCAGCTCGTCTCCGTCAAGATTCCCGTCTACGCGGGTGACGTCATCGGCATCCTCGGCGCCACGGGCGACTCCACGATGATGCACAACTCGTACTCCACCGGAGACAGCGGGCTGTACGTCACCTCCATCTTCGGGCAGCCGATGACGCTGAACCGGCTGGGCATGCAGTTCAACCTCGCCAGCAACAACGCCCAGGCCCTGTTCAACGCGGCTGGCTCCATCAGCCGGGTGCGCATGTTCTACGCCCCGCTCCAGCAGGCGCCGCTGCCCGTCTACAGCACCACCTTCAGCAGCCCCACGCTGACGCGTGGCATGTGGTTCACCGCGCCGACCAGCTTCATCCTCACCGGCGTGCAGGTGCCCAACGAGGCCGGCCATGCACTGCAGAACGTCCAGGTGGTGCGCTTCAACCCGGGCGTGACGCCGCCCGCGTACTCCGCCACCACCAACGCCTTCACCTCGCTGTTCCGCTCCGTCGGCCAGCCGTCGGGTCAGGTGCTCCGGACGTTCATCCCCATCAGCGCGGGAGATGTGATTGGCGTGCTGGGCGCCACGGGTGACTCCGCCATGGTGCACAGCTCCTACTCGTCGAGCATCAGCGGGAGCTACAGCAGCTCCATCTTCGGCAGTCCGATGGCGCTCCACCGACTGGGCATGCAGTTCAACCTCGCCACCACCACCGCCCAGGCGCTGTGGACCGAGCCGGCCGGCAGCATCAGCCGCGTCTCGCTGTTCTACACGCGGCCCGGCCTGGTGAGCGAGGAGCGCGCGCTCACCTTGACGATGCAGTAG
- a CDS encoding serpin family protein, with product MASTLLRACVFTAVLGLVACRSDARKPRERGVPAPGELVASDKERVAAPVVSDADFASLIQGNTDFGVAMYRQVEKPGENVVLSPLSLTRAFSMVYAGARGDTASQMAQALGFALPPERLHPALNRLDLALQAQAGQAHGDTGTAPTFRAVNALWSQKGYSLETPYLDVLAEHHGAGLRALDIAADPDGVRRSINAWVSGETGGRIQDLIPEGEVRADTRLVLANALYFKGAWRAPFMPQMTRPETFHGLGGATATVPMMSTSWVFPVAAGDGYDAVALPYVGRAFRMLIVVPDANRFQEVEQRLSATFLDTVRANLRDAHVMLHLPRFEVKQSLPIVDALRARGMVDAFNAQADLSGITRQERLMLTGAQHQTFVAVDEGGTEAAAATAIEGVPVSLPPEFRVDRPFFFVIEEVATKSVLFLGRIVKP from the coding sequence ATGGCCTCGACCCTGCTGAGGGCCTGTGTATTCACCGCCGTATTGGGATTGGTGGCCTGCCGCTCCGACGCCCGGAAGCCCAGGGAGCGCGGGGTTCCGGCCCCCGGGGAGCTGGTGGCCTCGGACAAGGAGCGGGTGGCGGCGCCTGTCGTTTCCGACGCCGACTTCGCCTCGCTCATCCAAGGCAACACCGACTTCGGCGTGGCCATGTACCGGCAGGTGGAGAAGCCCGGTGAGAATGTCGTCCTGTCTCCGCTCAGCCTCACCCGGGCCTTCAGCATGGTGTACGCCGGAGCGCGCGGTGACACCGCGTCGCAGATGGCGCAAGCGCTGGGCTTCGCCCTGCCTCCGGAGCGGCTGCACCCCGCGCTCAATCGACTGGACCTGGCGCTCCAGGCCCAGGCGGGGCAGGCCCATGGCGACACCGGTACCGCGCCGACCTTCCGCGCGGTGAATGCCCTGTGGAGCCAGAAGGGGTATTCCCTCGAGACGCCCTACCTGGATGTGCTCGCCGAGCACCATGGCGCGGGCCTGCGCGCGCTGGACATCGCCGCGGACCCGGACGGCGTGCGCCGCTCCATCAATGCCTGGGTCTCCGGCGAGACGGGCGGACGCATCCAGGACCTGATTCCCGAGGGCGAGGTGCGCGCGGACACGCGCCTGGTCCTGGCCAATGCCCTGTACTTCAAGGGGGCCTGGCGTGCGCCGTTCATGCCCCAGATGACCCGTCCGGAGACCTTCCACGGCCTGGGGGGCGCCACCGCCACGGTCCCCATGATGAGCACCTCGTGGGTGTTCCCCGTCGCGGCGGGTGACGGCTATGACGCCGTCGCGCTTCCCTATGTGGGCCGCGCCTTCCGCATGCTCATCGTCGTTCCCGACGCGAATCGCTTCCAGGAAGTGGAGCAGCGCCTGTCCGCCACGTTCCTGGACACCGTGCGCGCGAACCTGCGCGACGCGCACGTGATGCTGCACCTGCCTCGCTTCGAGGTGAAACAGTCGCTCCCTATCGTGGACGCGCTGCGGGCCCGGGGAATGGTGGATGCCTTCAACGCCCAGGCGGACCTGTCTGGCATCACCCGCCAGGAGCGCTTGATGCTTACCGGCGCGCAACACCAGACGTTCGTGGCCGTGGACGAGGGCGGCACCGAGGCCGCCGCTGCCACCGCCATCGAGGGTGTCCCCGTGTCCCTTCCCCCGGAATTCCGGGTGGACCGCCCGTTCTTCTTCGTCATCGAAGAGGTGGCGACGAAGAGCGTGCTCTTCCTGGGGCGCATCGTGAAGCCCTGA
- a CDS encoding serine protease: MRFVLGVVVAVGLLGCGGSEVEGVDAVESLDQEIVGGVEARPGSHPWIVSLQQHGSHFCGASLIRTGTREESDIVVTAAHCVYDGTSGLTASAGAHDLSRPGAGVQTVQGQTTRYHPAYNPDTTMNDIAVVKLARPIKFTATVQPIALPSADETVPDNASATVAGWGLTREGGAETSSILMQVFVPIIGSRELAAAYRPQGIDIDPYAMLGAGYKQGGKDACQGDSGGPLFVRGADNKPVLQGIVSFGVGCARPGLPGVYARVSSYIPWINSQIRILSNTKT; encoded by the coding sequence ATGCGCTTCGTGCTGGGAGTCGTTGTCGCGGTGGGGCTGCTGGGCTGTGGTGGTTCGGAGGTGGAGGGTGTCGATGCGGTGGAGAGCCTCGACCAGGAGATAGTCGGAGGGGTGGAGGCGCGACCGGGGAGCCACCCCTGGATTGTCAGCTTGCAGCAGCACGGGAGCCACTTCTGCGGCGCCTCGCTGATTCGGACAGGCACGAGAGAGGAGTCCGACATCGTGGTCACGGCCGCGCACTGCGTCTACGACGGCACGTCGGGTTTGACGGCCTCCGCGGGTGCTCACGACCTCTCGAGGCCAGGGGCGGGTGTCCAGACCGTCCAAGGACAGACGACCCGGTACCATCCGGCCTACAACCCGGACACGACGATGAACGACATCGCCGTCGTCAAGCTCGCCAGGCCCATCAAGTTCACCGCCACGGTCCAGCCCATTGCGCTCCCGAGCGCTGATGAGACCGTCCCGGACAATGCCTCCGCGACGGTGGCGGGGTGGGGCCTCACGCGCGAGGGCGGAGCTGAGACTTCCAGCATCCTGATGCAGGTATTTGTCCCCATTATCGGGAGTCGGGAACTGGCGGCGGCCTACCGACCTCAGGGTATCGATATCGACCCTTATGCGATGCTCGGGGCTGGGTATAAGCAGGGGGGCAAGGATGCTTGTCAGGGCGACAGCGGGGGGCCGCTCTTCGTTCGCGGAGCGGACAATAAACCCGTGCTCCAGGGAATCGTGAGCTTTGGCGTTGGCTGCGCGAGGCCAGGCCTTCCCGGCGTCTATGCCCGGGTCTCCAGCTACATCCCCTGGATCAATAGTCAGATTCGCATCCTGAGCAACACGAAGACGTAG